A genomic segment from Janibacter sp. DB-40 encodes:
- a CDS encoding sugar ABC transporter substrate-binding protein has translation MVRQRAGRALCATAAATLALTACTAGWGGGAPEGGSGSINVLMVNNPQMVDLQRLTREHFTEDTGITVNFTVLPENDVRGKISQEFSSQAGQYDVASLSNFEVPIYARAGWIAPLDEYAEQDSEFDQDDILDSMESSLSQDGSIYAEPFYGESSFLMYRKDVLAEHDLTMPDEPTWDEVAEVAATVDENEPGMAGICLRGLPGWGQVLAPLTTVVNTYGGTWFDEDWDARVASPEFTEAVQFYVDLVRDHGERGAPQAGFAECLNSLVQGESAMWYDATSAAGLIEAEGSPHRGKFGYAAAPTVETDSSGWLYAWVWSMQSASTKKDKAWEFISWASSKEYEELVGSELGWSRVPSGKRASTYENEDYLAEAGDFAGPTLEALQATDPLDPGVQPRPAPGVQFVGIPEFPSLGTQVSREISAAIAGQQSVEDALERGQELTDDVGALYREGKGGRQP, from the coding sequence ATCGTGCGACAGAGAGCCGGACGAGCACTGTGTGCCACGGCGGCGGCCACGCTGGCCCTCACGGCCTGCACCGCGGGCTGGGGCGGAGGCGCTCCCGAGGGCGGCAGCGGCAGCATCAACGTGCTCATGGTCAACAACCCCCAGATGGTCGACCTGCAGCGGCTGACCAGGGAGCACTTCACCGAGGACACCGGCATCACCGTCAACTTCACGGTCCTGCCGGAGAACGACGTCCGCGGCAAGATCAGCCAGGAGTTCTCCAGCCAGGCAGGCCAGTACGACGTCGCCTCGCTGAGCAACTTCGAGGTCCCGATCTACGCCCGGGCCGGGTGGATCGCACCCCTCGACGAGTACGCCGAGCAGGACAGCGAGTTCGACCAGGACGACATCCTCGACTCGATGGAGAGCTCGCTCTCGCAGGACGGCTCGATCTACGCCGAGCCGTTCTACGGCGAGTCCTCCTTCCTCATGTACCGCAAGGACGTCCTCGCCGAGCACGACCTGACCATGCCCGACGAGCCGACGTGGGACGAGGTCGCGGAGGTGGCCGCCACCGTCGACGAGAACGAGCCGGGGATGGCCGGCATCTGCCTGCGCGGCCTGCCCGGGTGGGGCCAGGTCCTCGCGCCGCTGACGACGGTGGTCAACACCTACGGCGGTACCTGGTTCGACGAGGACTGGGACGCGCGCGTCGCCTCCCCGGAGTTCACCGAGGCCGTGCAGTTCTACGTCGACCTCGTCCGCGACCACGGTGAGCGCGGCGCGCCCCAGGCCGGCTTCGCCGAGTGCCTCAACAGCCTCGTGCAGGGGGAGTCGGCCATGTGGTACGACGCCACCTCGGCCGCGGGGCTCATCGAGGCCGAGGGCTCGCCGCACCGGGGCAAGTTCGGCTACGCGGCGGCACCGACCGTCGAGACGGACAGCTCGGGCTGGCTCTACGCGTGGGTGTGGAGCATGCAGTCGGCAAGCACGAAGAAGGACAAGGCCTGGGAGTTCATCTCGTGGGCGTCGAGCAAGGAGTACGAGGAGCTCGTTGGCTCCGAGCTCGGCTGGTCGCGGGTCCCCTCGGGCAAGCGCGCGTCCACCTACGAGAACGAGGACTACCTGGCCGAGGCCGGTGACTTCGCGGGACCGACCCTCGAGGCGCTCCAGGCGACCGATCCCCTGGACCCGGGCGTGCAGCCGCGCCCGGCGCCCGGCGTGCAGTTCGTCGGCATCCCGGAGTTCCCGTCCCTGGGGACGCAGGTCTCCCGGGAGATCAGCGCGGCGATCGCCGGCCAGCAGAGCGTGGAGGACGCACTCGAGCGCGGGCAGGAGCTCACCGACGACGTCGGCGCCCTGTATCGCGAGGGCAAGGGAGGGAGGCAGCCATGA
- a CDS encoding sugar ABC transporter permease, with translation MARAGRWARRAPLLPALIFTIVVTQLPFAAAVVISLMNWNAYYPDNRGFAGFGNFASIFTDSNARSAVLVTILLTASVVLVSLALGLGIAILLDRPFRGRGVVRTMMITPFLVVPVAAALLWKHALYNPEYGLLNGMLTWVFGDNAPQPDWISENPLVSIIVALVWQWTPFMMLILLAGLQSRPLDVIEAARLDGASSWQIFRYMTLPHLRRYIELAGLLGAIYVVQNFDHVFTITAGGLGTANLPYFIYETFYLAQDYGRASAAGVVTVIGTLIVAILALRTVFSIFKEETS, from the coding sequence ATGGCCAGGGCGGGACGGTGGGCCCGACGGGCGCCGCTGCTTCCGGCGCTGATTTTCACGATCGTGGTCACCCAGCTGCCCTTCGCGGCGGCCGTGGTCATCTCGCTGATGAACTGGAATGCCTACTACCCCGACAACCGGGGGTTCGCGGGCTTCGGCAACTTCGCCAGCATCTTCACCGACTCCAACGCCCGCTCGGCGGTCCTCGTCACCATCCTGCTGACCGCCTCGGTGGTCCTCGTCAGCCTCGCCCTGGGGCTGGGCATCGCGATCCTGCTCGACCGGCCCTTCCGCGGTCGGGGGGTGGTGCGCACGATGATGATCACCCCCTTCCTCGTCGTGCCGGTGGCCGCGGCCCTGCTGTGGAAGCACGCCCTCTACAACCCGGAGTACGGGCTGCTCAACGGGATGCTCACGTGGGTCTTCGGGGACAACGCGCCGCAACCGGACTGGATCAGCGAGAACCCACTCGTCTCGATCATCGTCGCGCTCGTGTGGCAGTGGACCCCCTTCATGATGCTCATCCTGCTGGCGGGCCTGCAGAGCCGGCCGCTCGACGTCATCGAGGCGGCCCGCCTGGACGGCGCCAGCTCGTGGCAGATCTTCCGGTACATGACGCTGCCGCACCTGCGTCGCTACATCGAGCTGGCCGGCCTGCTCGGCGCGATCTACGTCGTGCAGAACTTCGACCACGTCTTCACCATCACCGCCGGCGGGCTCGGCACCGCCAACCTGCCGTACTTCATCTACGAGACCTTCTACCTCGCGCAGGACTACGGACGGGCATCCGCCGCGGGCGTGGTCACCGTCATCGGCACGCTGATCGTCGCGATCCTCGCGCTGCGCACGGTCTTCAGCATCTTCAAGGAGGAGACGTCGTGA
- a CDS encoding HNH endonuclease signature motif containing protein, translating to MAMTAQWDEGYGTAPGLRDALRSLTQGAGGGGELWRLGDAEVTDALAVVGQARALLEVAEVDLVREGLARGLPGESSWSPADWVTRAEGQRAPDPGVRHTASVVRVAQAGTRMAGPSALKATDAVNDLRGAFEAGELPLGKADQLARFHAQVAPVADEEMLEEDLGALVAAAKDDVVATGPEGRRRERVRGLGEKELAVAITRTGRLLKPEKESEDDDRRAKRGRSLTKSQGPAGMSLYRVVLDPEGAAVVDAALAALSGPVKGPDGQADERPATQRRADALVEIIRRGVASPGAEPKCEKAQVVVTIGLDDLHQGTHGAGVTATGQVLAPSVVRKLACDAGIIPVVLGGDSEILDLGRSARWFTPGQKRALWLRDGGCTYPGCTMPPQWCDAHHVAWWSRGGASDIGNAALLCERHHTRVHTRDLRASITPTGVTWHL from the coding sequence ATGGCGATGACAGCGCAGTGGGACGAGGGCTACGGGACTGCTCCCGGCCTGCGTGACGCGCTGCGGTCGTTGACGCAGGGCGCTGGTGGTGGCGGTGAGTTGTGGCGTCTGGGGGATGCGGAGGTCACGGATGCGTTGGCGGTGGTCGGGCAGGCACGTGCCCTGTTGGAGGTCGCCGAGGTGGACCTGGTCCGCGAGGGCTTGGCGCGGGGGTTGCCGGGGGAGTCGTCGTGGTCGCCGGCGGACTGGGTCACCCGCGCCGAGGGCCAGCGGGCGCCGGACCCGGGGGTGCGGCACACCGCGTCGGTGGTCCGGGTCGCGCAGGCCGGCACCCGGATGGCTGGCCCATCGGCGCTGAAGGCCACAGATGCCGTCAACGACCTGAGAGGAGCCTTCGAGGCCGGGGAGCTCCCGTTGGGCAAGGCCGACCAGCTGGCACGCTTCCATGCGCAGGTCGCGCCGGTCGCGGACGAGGAGATGCTTGAGGAGGACCTGGGCGCCCTGGTCGCGGCCGCGAAGGACGACGTGGTCGCCACCGGTCCGGAGGGGCGGCGTCGGGAGCGGGTGCGGGGGCTGGGCGAGAAGGAGCTGGCGGTGGCGATCACCCGCACGGGTCGGTTGCTGAAGCCGGAGAAGGAGAGCGAGGACGATGACCGTCGCGCCAAGCGCGGCCGCTCGTTGACCAAGAGCCAGGGCCCGGCCGGCATGTCGCTGTACCGGGTGGTGCTCGATCCCGAGGGCGCCGCGGTCGTCGACGCGGCCCTGGCCGCGCTGTCGGGGCCGGTCAAGGGCCCCGACGGTCAGGCGGATGAGCGGCCCGCGACCCAGCGGCGGGCGGACGCGCTGGTGGAGATCATCCGCCGCGGTGTCGCCTCCCCGGGCGCGGAGCCGAAGTGCGAGAAGGCGCAGGTGGTGGTCACCATCGGCCTGGACGACCTGCACCAGGGCACCCACGGCGCGGGGGTGACCGCCACCGGGCAGGTGCTGGCCCCGTCGGTGGTGCGCAAGCTGGCCTGCGACGCGGGGATCATCCCGGTCGTGCTCGGCGGCGACAGCGAGATCCTGGACCTGGGCCGCTCGGCGCGCTGGTTCACCCCCGGGCAGAAACGCGCCCTGTGGCTACGTGACGGCGGCTGCACCTATCCGGGGTGCACCATGCCCCCGCAGTGGTGCGACGCGCACCACGTGGCCTGGTGGTCCCGCGGCGGGGCCAGCGACATCGGCAACGCCGCCCTGCTGTGCGAGCGCCACCACACCAGGGTCCACACCCGAGACCTGCGAGCGAGCATCACCCCCACCGGCGTGACCTGGCACCTGTAG
- a CDS encoding zinc-dependent alcohol dehydrogenase family protein, with the protein MRAVVIDAVRAQPEVREVAPPFAPEGGVVVEVRATGLCRSDWHAWAGHDDIAWPHVPGHELAGVVTEVGAGVRRWQVGDRVTVPFVCGCGRCSWCAAGEAQVCPDQEQPGFTHWGSFAEYVALHAADTNLVRLPESVDFTTAASLGCRFATAYRALVARAALTKGEWVTVVGAGGVGLSAVMIARALGARVVAVDRNPQALAVATELGADHTLLADGRDIGEAVAGLTGGGSHVAVDAVGSEQTCADAIHSLRRRGRHVQIGLLPPVEGHPRVPMARVIGWELDLLGSHGMAAVDYPGMLALIESGALRPQRLVERTIGLEEAAALLPGFDRATVAGMTIVDPAR; encoded by the coding sequence GTGCGAGCCGTGGTCATCGATGCCGTCCGAGCCCAGCCCGAGGTGCGGGAGGTGGCGCCCCCCTTCGCTCCGGAGGGTGGGGTCGTGGTGGAAGTGAGGGCGACCGGACTGTGCCGCAGCGACTGGCACGCGTGGGCGGGACACGACGACATCGCCTGGCCCCACGTCCCCGGTCATGAGCTCGCCGGGGTGGTGACCGAGGTCGGCGCCGGTGTCCGTCGGTGGCAGGTCGGGGACCGGGTCACCGTCCCCTTCGTCTGCGGCTGCGGGCGGTGCTCGTGGTGCGCCGCGGGCGAGGCGCAGGTCTGCCCGGACCAGGAGCAGCCGGGATTCACGCACTGGGGCTCCTTCGCCGAGTACGTGGCGCTGCACGCGGCCGACACCAACCTCGTCCGCCTCCCCGAGAGCGTGGACTTCACGACGGCGGCGAGCCTGGGGTGCCGCTTCGCCACGGCATACCGGGCGCTGGTCGCCCGGGCCGCACTGACGAAGGGGGAATGGGTCACCGTCGTCGGTGCCGGCGGCGTCGGGCTGAGCGCGGTGATGATCGCCCGCGCGCTCGGCGCCCGGGTGGTCGCGGTCGACCGGAACCCGCAGGCCCTCGCCGTGGCCACCGAGCTGGGCGCCGACCACACCCTCCTCGCGGACGGCCGCGACATCGGGGAAGCCGTGGCCGGGCTGACCGGCGGCGGCAGCCACGTCGCCGTCGACGCCGTGGGCAGCGAGCAGACCTGCGCCGACGCCATCCACAGCCTGCGTCGTCGTGGCCGCCACGTGCAGATCGGCCTGCTGCCGCCGGTCGAGGGCCACCCGCGGGTGCCGATGGCGCGGGTCATCGGCTGGGAGCTCGACCTGCTCGGCAGCCACGGCATGGCGGCGGTCGACTACCCGGGCATGCTCGCGCTCATCGAGTCCGGGGCGCTCCGGCCGCAGCGGCTCGTCGAGCGGACCATCGGCCTCGAGGAGGCGGCGGCACTGCTGCCCGGCTTCGACCGGGCGACCGTCGCGGGGATGACGATCGTGGACCCGGCACGCTGA
- a CDS encoding sugar-binding domain-containing protein, with protein MSTTGRVPTEGGPGPRELVLATEVARRHYVLGEAKTDIAETLGISRFKVARLIDLALGAGIVQISITPPDSLDTETSARLRDHLGLEHVLVTPGPTPAAAPAVREALARLAADLLQELLREGDVLGLPWSRTVSVLPGLLHDLPPVDVVQLTGALQVPGVDSSAVSIARESARVTGGRATLFFAPFVLEDAAAARAVLRQSEVRTAIADRSRVTHAVVGLGAWGAGTSTIHDAVSAQERRKVREAGVVGEIAGVLFDAHGRSVTSPLADRLISVSVAELVAIPEVIAVCSGSERATAVRAAVEGGLVTGLLCDFALAEELLR; from the coding sequence GTGTCAACCACCGGCAGGGTCCCGACCGAGGGCGGTCCGGGGCCGAGGGAGCTCGTCCTGGCGACCGAGGTCGCCCGGCGCCACTACGTGCTGGGCGAGGCCAAGACCGACATCGCCGAGACCCTGGGGATCAGCCGCTTCAAGGTCGCCCGGCTCATCGACCTCGCCCTGGGCGCGGGCATCGTGCAGATCAGCATCACGCCGCCGGACAGCCTCGACACCGAGACCTCTGCCCGTCTGCGCGACCACCTGGGGCTCGAGCACGTGCTGGTCACGCCGGGGCCCACACCGGCCGCTGCTCCTGCCGTGCGCGAGGCCCTGGCGCGGCTCGCCGCCGATCTGCTGCAAGAGCTGTTGCGCGAGGGCGACGTGCTCGGACTCCCGTGGTCGCGCACGGTCAGCGTCCTGCCCGGCCTGCTGCACGACCTGCCCCCGGTCGACGTCGTCCAGCTGACCGGCGCCCTGCAGGTGCCCGGCGTCGACTCCAGCGCCGTCTCCATCGCCCGGGAGAGCGCCCGGGTCACCGGCGGACGGGCCACGCTCTTCTTCGCCCCCTTCGTCCTCGAGGATGCCGCCGCGGCCCGTGCGGTGCTGCGGCAGAGCGAGGTCCGCACCGCCATCGCCGACCGGTCCCGGGTGACCCACGCCGTCGTCGGCCTCGGCGCGTGGGGTGCGGGCACCTCGACGATCCACGACGCCGTCTCGGCGCAGGAGCGCCGGAAGGTCCGTGAGGCGGGTGTCGTCGGCGAGATCGCCGGCGTCCTCTTCGACGCGCACGGGCGCAGCGTCACCTCACCGCTGGCCGACCGGCTGATCTCGGTGTCCGTCGCCGAGCTCGTGGCCATCCCGGAGGTCATCGCCGTGTGCTCCGGCTCCGAGCGGGCCACCGCCGTGCGTGCAGCCGTCGAAGGGGGCCTGGTCACCGGGCTCCTCTGCGACTTCGCCCTCGCCGAGGAGCTGCTGCGATGA
- a CDS encoding mannitol dehydrogenase family protein gives MDERVAAPGYDRTSLRTGIVHFGIGGFHRAHLAAYLDRLMESGEASDWALTGVGVLPHDRAIVETLAAQDGRYTLVVKHPDGRLEPRIIGSVREALLAPDDPEAVLDRLTDPAVRIVSLTITEGGYLVNQVTGELDADAESIRADLVPGATPSSVFGYVVEGLRRRRSAGTAPFAVMSCDNLPGNGDVARRMITAFTRLTDPDLADWIEREVAFPNAMVDRITPVTSPEDVATLEREFGVRDGWPVVCEPFTQWVLEDEFPLGRPPLEQVGVQLVEDVVPYELMKLRLLNASHQALCYLGHLAGHRYAHEVLGEEIFRRFLHGYMVREGMPTLPEVAGVDLEEYARTLIERFANPEIRDTLARLCAESSDRIPKWLVPVIRANLAAGGEIELSALVVASWARYAEGVDEQGHPIEVVDRIRERVMAAAARQEEDELAFLRDPDLFGDLVVDERFTSAYRRALASLHEVGARATVERWVERVGA, from the coding sequence CTGGACGAGCGGGTCGCCGCCCCCGGTTACGACCGCACGTCGCTGCGGACGGGGATCGTCCACTTCGGGATCGGTGGCTTCCACCGGGCGCACCTCGCGGCCTACCTCGACCGGCTCATGGAGTCGGGAGAAGCCTCGGACTGGGCCCTCACCGGGGTGGGGGTGCTGCCGCACGACCGCGCGATCGTGGAGACCCTCGCCGCGCAGGACGGGCGGTACACCCTCGTCGTCAAGCACCCCGACGGCCGCCTGGAGCCGCGCATCATCGGGTCCGTCCGCGAGGCGCTGCTCGCGCCGGACGATCCCGAGGCGGTGCTCGACCGACTGACCGACCCCGCGGTGCGCATCGTGTCGTTGACGATCACGGAGGGCGGGTACCTCGTCAACCAGGTCACCGGCGAGCTCGACGCCGACGCGGAGTCGATCCGGGCGGACCTCGTCCCGGGGGCCACGCCGAGCTCCGTCTTCGGGTACGTCGTCGAGGGGCTGCGCCGGCGCCGCTCCGCCGGCACCGCCCCCTTCGCCGTGATGTCCTGCGACAACCTCCCGGGCAACGGTGACGTGGCCCGGCGGATGATCACCGCCTTCACCCGGCTGACCGATCCCGACCTCGCCGACTGGATCGAGCGGGAGGTGGCCTTCCCCAACGCGATGGTCGACCGGATCACCCCGGTCACCTCGCCGGAGGACGTCGCCACGCTCGAGCGCGAGTTCGGCGTCCGGGACGGGTGGCCCGTCGTCTGCGAGCCCTTCACGCAGTGGGTCCTCGAGGACGAGTTCCCGCTGGGCCGCCCGCCGCTGGAGCAGGTCGGTGTCCAGCTCGTCGAGGACGTCGTGCCCTACGAGCTGATGAAGCTGCGGCTGCTCAACGCCAGCCACCAGGCGCTCTGCTACCTCGGCCACCTCGCCGGCCACCGCTACGCGCACGAGGTGCTGGGGGAGGAGATTTTCCGCCGCTTCCTCCACGGCTACATGGTCCGCGAGGGGATGCCGACGCTGCCCGAGGTCGCCGGGGTGGATCTCGAGGAGTACGCCCGCACGCTCATCGAGCGCTTCGCCAACCCCGAGATCCGCGACACCCTCGCCCGGCTCTGCGCCGAGAGCAGCGACCGGATCCCCAAGTGGCTGGTGCCGGTGATCCGCGCGAACCTCGCCGCCGGCGGGGAGATCGAGCTGTCCGCGCTCGTCGTCGCGTCCTGGGCCCGGTACGCGGAAGGGGTGGACGAGCAGGGGCACCCGATCGAGGTCGTCGACCGGATCCGGGAGCGGGTCATGGCCGCGGCCGCACGGCAGGAGGAGGACGAGCTCGCCTTCCTGCGCGACCCCGATCTCTTCGGCGACCTCGTCGTGGACGAGCGCTTCACCAGCGCCTACCGGCGGGCCCTCGCGAGCCTGCACGAGGTCGGTGCCCGGGCCACCGTCGAGCGATGGGTTGAGCGGGTCGGTGCCTGA
- the ugpC gene encoding sn-glycerol-3-phosphate ABC transporter ATP-binding protein UgpC has protein sequence MATVTYDGATRTYPGHPTPAVDALDIDIADGEFLVLVGPSGCGKSTSLRMLAGLEEVTSGRILIGDTDVTGASPKERDIAMVFQNYALYPHMSVADNMAFALKIAGNDKADIAKRIDEAAKVLDLTEYLDRKPKALSGGQRQRVAMGRAIVRQPQVFLMDEPLSNLDAKLRVQTRTQIASLQRRLGVTTVYVTHDQTEAMTMGDRIAVLKDGHLQQCATARETYDRPANVFVAGFIGSPAMNLVKVPVVDGGVTFGDHRLEVPRDVLADAGSHVVIGLRPEDLVASDDGFPLRVDLVEELGADAYVHTTPMGEDIDIIGSDGETKPFVARVDGRRPPMRGDTLRVRPAPEHLHVFHADSGERLN, from the coding sequence ATGGCAACGGTGACCTATGACGGCGCCACCCGGACCTACCCGGGGCACCCGACGCCCGCGGTGGACGCCCTGGACATCGACATCGCGGACGGGGAGTTCCTCGTGCTCGTCGGCCCGTCCGGGTGCGGCAAGTCGACCTCGCTGCGGATGCTCGCCGGCCTCGAGGAGGTGACGAGCGGGCGCATCCTCATCGGCGACACGGACGTCACCGGGGCATCGCCGAAGGAACGCGACATCGCGATGGTCTTCCAGAACTACGCGCTGTACCCGCACATGTCAGTGGCCGACAACATGGCCTTCGCGCTGAAGATCGCCGGCAACGACAAGGCCGACATCGCCAAGCGCATCGACGAGGCGGCCAAGGTCCTCGACCTGACCGAGTACCTCGACCGCAAGCCGAAGGCCCTCTCCGGTGGCCAGCGCCAGCGGGTGGCCATGGGACGCGCCATCGTCCGGCAGCCGCAGGTCTTCCTCATGGACGAGCCGCTGTCGAACCTCGACGCCAAGCTGCGCGTGCAGACCCGTACCCAGATCGCCTCGCTGCAGCGCCGCCTGGGGGTGACGACCGTGTACGTCACGCACGACCAGACCGAGGCGATGACGATGGGCGACCGCATCGCGGTGCTCAAGGACGGCCACCTGCAGCAGTGCGCCACGGCCCGGGAGACCTACGACCGCCCGGCGAACGTCTTCGTCGCCGGCTTCATCGGCTCCCCGGCCATGAACCTCGTGAAGGTCCCGGTCGTCGACGGCGGGGTCACCTTCGGTGACCACCGGCTCGAGGTCCCGCGCGACGTGCTCGCCGACGCGGGCTCGCACGTCGTCATCGGCCTCCGTCCGGAGGACCTGGTCGCGAGCGACGACGGGTTCCCCCTCCGGGTCGACCTCGTCGAGGAGCTCGGCGCCGATGCCTACGTGCACACCACCCCCATGGGTGAGGACATCGACATCATCGGCTCGGACGGGGAGACGAAGCCCTTCGTGGCGCGCGTGGACGGGCGACGCCCGCCGATGCGCGGGGACACGCTACGCGTCCGGCCCGCCCCCGAGCACCTGCACGTCTTCCACGCCGACAGCGGCGAACGGCTCAACTGA
- a CDS encoding carbohydrate ABC transporter permease yields MTAAPQIEKSRRPGLAGLLTAAAWVCGILFALPVLWMVLTSFHSEPDAATNPPSLFAPLSLEGYRSFLDAGPWPPLLNSMTASIVSTILVILLAFPAAYALSIKPVEKWTDVMFFFLSTKMLPIVAAIMPLYLFAQQLQVLDNIWFLVVLYTAMNLPIAVWMLRSFLAEVPTEMLEAAQVDGAGLIRTLVSVVAPVVAPGIAAASLICFIFSWNELLLARVLTSTVAQTAPVFLTGFVTSQGLFLAKVCAASFVVSVPVLVAGFAAQDKLVQGLSMGAVK; encoded by the coding sequence GTGACCGCTGCACCCCAGATCGAGAAGTCCAGACGGCCAGGGCTCGCGGGCCTGCTCACGGCGGCCGCGTGGGTGTGCGGCATCCTCTTCGCCCTCCCGGTCCTGTGGATGGTGCTGACCTCCTTCCACAGCGAGCCGGACGCGGCCACCAACCCCCCGAGCCTCTTCGCGCCGCTCAGCCTCGAGGGGTACCGCTCCTTCCTCGACGCCGGGCCGTGGCCGCCGCTGCTGAACTCGATGACGGCCAGCATCGTCTCGACGATCCTCGTCATCCTGCTCGCCTTCCCCGCGGCATACGCCCTCTCGATCAAGCCGGTGGAGAAGTGGACGGACGTCATGTTCTTCTTCCTCTCCACGAAGATGCTGCCGATCGTTGCCGCGATCATGCCGCTGTACCTCTTCGCGCAGCAGCTCCAGGTGCTCGACAACATCTGGTTCCTCGTCGTCCTCTACACGGCGATGAACCTGCCGATCGCGGTGTGGATGCTGCGTTCCTTCCTCGCGGAGGTGCCCACGGAGATGCTCGAGGCGGCCCAGGTCGACGGTGCCGGCCTCATCCGCACCCTCGTGTCGGTCGTCGCGCCCGTCGTGGCGCCGGGGATCGCGGCGGCCTCGCTCATCTGCTTCATCTTCAGCTGGAACGAGCTGCTCCTCGCCCGGGTGCTCACGAGCACGGTGGCCCAGACCGCCCCGGTCTTCCTCACCGGCTTCGTCACCAGCCAGGGCCTCTTCCTCGCCAAGGTCTGTGCGGCGTCCTTCGTCGTCTCCGTGCCCGTGCTCGTGGCCGGCTTCGCCGCGCAGGACAAGCTGGTGCAGGGCCTGTCGATGGGAGCCGTCAAGTGA